In the genome of Phlebotomus papatasi isolate M1 chromosome 2, Ppap_2.1, whole genome shotgun sequence, one region contains:
- the LOC129800392 gene encoding FAST kinase domain-containing protein 1, mitochondrial: MYKVLRRCLTIQARQIPRMTVNSSRVFCAKCLKQEFRLPLVTSNLSIRTFSSDFSDEEDSEEEDLSEITPSELEIKTRDILYVNTTQWDESMRKLKECSSIEEVYAELRNLREKDQDVKLEHLVQSILTLWDIQKDLIITRKADNDGKILKYSQDLPELQYLLEKLEEKVESLSCEEASCCLLYLSKLGSESQSSLTEKLHDQFLSLVSQKSNDFPLTALSRFTVYFNTRRNFSIFSIYSTIIPSLIHLLKNCSSSEDIRLLTICMGNLFHIIPPCHLDLYREKVDELYEKGILCPSASRSILRVVNFLNFIHWSHDNTLLIRKLVLLLQEGIPEMDTRELVGLCRVFHSQLEPAHFIPDLVAQSRKLMEKTPSADLLECFVLDSVPETRNRVTQEAEKIIEKGDFLTATSFSGLFKVLRFLKTSNVRLFNAYWSHVLRKISLDETEQENYRLARHCHRYMHFNNNLGGTYRFYNFEKYLVSLIMQELENGVSRFIPSKFSKIAPFVIAYGHTEKSREKLPEFLVERIEQMQEQFSANDCLNLSRGIQIALELRYRSHISDELGSQLARIETVFNACAEKVLAQKNIHLSDLSSLIRAYNARKAPRTTDLFDRLIWRYEEDTSELNSRLIRDITFNLNASHFHLPKTCRKMIDYLAQNEKYIIGDTAEKILYCCYNIGYPIDNEVILRKAANIIQRDFNFMSGLSIVQSCLALCFYRALPTDLVDRVFCTDFIQRLEHEIRLCYSKATYPQRVFHQVMQLNRAVCLDYPERNVPWFQQNFIESRVAAFNLAQSKFHADVHEILHSLSTSRDVIRVNHITPYGYRVDFVMHFDHLKRLIPPPKSDAPVENVSKVALLLHRREAFCENSTHLRGNEQLKQRHLEILGYRVLHLAQNDWNSMYLSVPGAKSRFLRNMLSIT; this comes from the coding sequence ATGTACAAAGTGCTCAGAAGATGCCTGACAATCCAGGCAAGACAAATCCCTCGGATGACTGTAAATTCTAGTCGTGTCTTTTGTGCAAAGTGCTTAAAACAGGAATTCCGGCTGCCTCTGGTAACTTCCAACCTATCCATTAGGACATTCTCTTCAGACTTTTCCGATGAGGAGGACAGTGAAGAAGAGGATCTCTCTGAAATTACTCCCAGTGAATTAGAGATTAAGACCAGGGACATTCTCTATGTGAACACCACTCAATGGGACGAGTCAATGAGGAAGCTTAAAGAATGTTCTTCAATTGAGGAAGTTTACGCTGAACTGAGAAATCTCAGAGAAAAGGATCAGGATGTAAAGTTAGAGCACCTAGTTCAGTCTATTTTGACTCTCTGGGACATTCAGAAGGATCTCATAATAACTAGGAAAGCTGACAATGATGGTAAGATTCTTAAGTATTCCCAGGACTTACCGGAATTGCAGTATCTCCTGGAAAAGCTGGAGGAAAAAGTTGAGAGTCTGTCATGTGAGGAAGCTTCTTGTTGTCTTCTGTACCTCTCTAAATTAGGCAGTGAAAGTCAGTCATCACTGACTGAGAAGCTGCATGATCAGTTCTTGTCCTTAGTTTCTCAAAAGTCAAATGATTTCCCCCTAACAGCCCTGTCACGGTTCACTGTGTACTTCAATACCCGGAGGAATTTCAGTATATTTTCTATTTACTCCACAATTATCCCATCCTTGATTCACTTGCTAAAGAACTGCTCCAGCAGCGAGGATATTCGTCTCCTGACCATTTGCATGGGGAACCTTTTTCATATCATACCGCCCTGCCATCTGGATTTGTACCGGGAAAAAGTGGATGAATTGTATGAGAAGGGTATCCTCTGCCCCTCAGCGAGTAGGAGTATCCTGCGCGTGGTGAACTTCCTGAATTTCATTCACTGGTCACATGACAATACCCTCTTGATACGGAAGCTGGTCCTTCTGCTCCAAGAGGGCATCCCTGAGATGGATACTCGAGAACTTGTTGGACTCTGCAGAGTATTCCATAGTCAACTAGAACCTGCTCATTTTATACCCGATCTCGTGGCCCAATCCCGGAAACTGATGGAGAAAACACCATCGGCTGATCTCTTAGAATGCTTTGTCCTGGATTCTGTCCCAGAGACTCGCAATAGAGTGACACAGGAAgcagaaaaaatcattgaaaaaggaGATTTCCTGACTGCAACATCATTTTCTGGGCTATTTAAAGTCCTGCGCTTCCTGAAAACGTCAAATGTTCGCCTGTTCAACGCCTACTGGTCGCATGTCCTGCGGAAAATCTCTCTGGATGAGACTGAGCAGGAAAACTACCGATTAGCCCGACACTGTCACAGATACATGCATTTCAACAATAACCTCGGAGGAACGTACAGATTCTACAATTTTGAGAAATACCTGGTGAGTTTGATCATGCAGGAACTGGAAAATGGAGTAAGTCGGTTCATCCCATCAAAATTCTCCAAAATCGCTCCCTTTGTCATTGCCTACGGCCATACTGAGAAATCCCGGGAAAAACTTCCGGAATTCCTTGTGGAGCGCATAGAACAAATGCAGGAACAATTCTCTGCCAATGACTGTCTAAATCTCAGTCGTGGCATCCAGATAGCTCTGGAACTGAGGTACAGGAGTCACATTTCTGACGAACTGGGCAGTCAATTAGCCCGAATTGAGACCGTTTTCAATGCCTGTGCTGAAAAAGTCTTGGCGCAGAAAAACATTCATCTATCCGATCTCAGTTCTCTCATCCGTGCCTACAATGCCCGCAAAGCCCCAAGAACAACAGATCTCTTCGACAGACTCATCTGGCGGTACGAAGAAGATACCTCTGAGCTCAATTCCCGCCTTATTCGTGACATAACCTTCAATTTGAACGCCTCCCATTTCCATCTCCCAAAAACCTGCAGAAAAATGATAGACTACCTGGCGCAAAATGAGAAATACATAATCGGAGATACAGCAGAGAAAATCCTCTATTGTTGCTACAACATCGGCTACCCCATAGACAACGAAGTCATCCTCAGAAAAGCCGCAAATATCATCCAGAGAGACTTTAATTTCATGAGTGGCCTCTCAATTGTCCAATCCTGCCTCGCTCTATGCTTCTACAGAGCCCTACCGACAGATCTGGTGGATCGTGTCTTCTGCACAGACTTCATTCAGCGCCTGGAGCATGAAATCCGGCTGTGTTACTCCAAAGCTACCTACCCTCAGCGAGTATTCCATCAAGTGATGCAGCTCAACAGAGCCGTCTGCCTGGACTATCCAGAACGCAATGTGCCCTGGTTCCAGCAGAACTTTATTGAGTCTCGCGTGGCTGCCTTCAATCTGGCCCAGAGCAAATTTCACGCGGATGTGCATGAAATACTTCACTCACTCAGCACTTCGAGGGACGTTATTCGCGTGAATCATATTACCCCGTATGGGTATCGAGTGGACTTTGTCATGCACTTTGACCACCTCAAGCGACTCATTCCACCGCCCAAGAGCGACGCCCCAGTCGAGAATGTTTCCAA